Part of the Salinimonas lutimaris genome, CCACCGGATACAGCGCCTCGGCGGTGCGTTCAGCTCTTAACCCGTAGGGCTGGTTATCAACCCGCTGGGCACGCTCGTTTTTGACAGTTTCGCGCTGGTTTTCAAATTTTTTCTGGTCGACCGCCGGTAACAAAAAGCCCATTCGATCAGCTTCCAGCCACAGCACTTTTTCCAGCTGATTGGCCGGTACGGTTTCATAATAGTTGGTGCGATCGGTATTGGTAGAGCCGTTGAGATCGCCGCCCGCTTCGGTAATGATTTTAAAATGCTGCTCGTCAGCCACATGCTCAGAGCCCTGAAACATCATGTGCTCAAAAAAGTGCGCAAAGCCGGACTTACCGATTTCCTCTCTGGCAGACCCAACATGGTAGGTCACATCCACATGCACCAGCGGATCGGAATGGTCTTCATGCAAAATCACCGTCAGGCCGTTATCCAGGGTGTATTTTTCATAGGGAATGGAGACCTGTTCGGTCTGTTCGGCGGCCTGTTGTGACAGCTCAGTGGGGGTAGACTGCTGGCAGGCAGCCAGCACACTGGTGAGCAGGCCAAACACAGTGCATTGGGCAATAACGCGTACAGACATTGCGCTTCCTTGTATTATTCTCATAAAAAGACCGAATCGGTATGCTTATTCTATAGTGAGCACATGATTGACTGGTCCAAGCTTACCTTATTCATATTCTTTTAAGGTGTTATTTGTTCGGTAGCATCGTCAGACTACCAGATTTTGCGCTAAATAACCGCCGCGCCGAAAAGCGAACATGTATCAATTTATAAAGGGATACCCTACAATTCAGACATATCAAAAAGGGACGCATCATGAATCAATCGCCAGCTATTATTGACCTTGAATTCGGTCTGTCACAACTAAGCGGTAACCGTACCCTGCTGGTTACTCTGCTACAAAAATTTGCCGCCGAGTACCGTACTACTTCCGCTACGCTACAACAGGCAGCCGCCGAGCAGCAGTGGGATAATGCCCGCCTGCTGGTACATACTCTAAAAGGCGTAGCCGGTAATCTGGGCCTCAATGCGCTGCATCACGAGTCCCGTGATTATGAGAATCACATTAAGGAACATCAAAGCCTGCCACCTAATCAGGCGGCATTTGAGCAGGTGTTAAACCAGACCATTACCGAAATTGATGCGCTGGATGCCACCGCCCCTGCGCCCGCTGCCGCGCCTGACAATAGCGATGCTGCCCGCACCGCGTTAATCCGTGCCCTGGAAGGGCATGAGTTTATTCCGCAGGACCAGCTGGACGGCTGGCTGGCCGATATGCAGATGTCTGATGCAAATCAGCAGCTGCTACAAGATGCCATTGACGAACTGGATTATGACGCCGCGGTAGCCCTGCTCAAATAATGACAGACATTGCCATACTGTACACCCATGCCGATTTTTACATTGTTAATAAACCGGCGGGGGTCACCATGCATGATGCCCGGCATGGCATTGTGAGTTTGCTGCGCCAGCAGACCGGCGAGCACTTGCATTTGTGTCACCGGCTGGATGACGGTACCTCCGGAGCCCTTATTCTGGCCCGCCATCCGCAGGCAGCGGCCTGGTTTCAAGAGGCGTTTGCCTATCATCAGATTCAAAAATATTACCTGGCGCTGGCGCACGGTAAGCCGGCTAAAAAGCAGGGTACCATCAGCGGTGATATGAAAAATCGCCGGCGGGGCCAGCATATTTTATTAAAAACCAGAGATAACCCGGCTGTCACTCAGTTTTTCAGTGAAAGCCTGGTGCCTGGTGTCCGGGTTTATCTGGTGAAACCCCTGACCGGTAAAACCCATCAAATTCGGGTTGCCCTGAAAAGTCTGGGCGCACCGATACTGGGCGACACCCTGTACGGCGCAACAGACAGTGATCGCTTATATCTGCACGCATATCGACTTTGTTTTACATATGCAGGACAAATGATTAATGTAAAAGCTGATATAAACCATGGTGAACAGTTTACCGCGTCGTCATTCGACGCCTGGCTGGCTTCATCCTCCAGCGATCCTGCTTTGCGACGCTGGCCGGATTACACGCCCCCTGTTCGCTGATTGCCCAGAGATTTTTGCATGACGCATCCTGTTACAGGTCGACTACAAATTGTTGGCAGTGGCGCGATAGGTTCGCTGGTCGCAGCCGGCGCCCAGGCGAATCATATTCCCTTTAGTCTGGCCCCACGCCATGCGCGCCCGGCCACCCAACGCTTGCTTGGCTATGGCGGTGCAGCGACTTTACTGGGCAGCAACCTGCCGGTGGCCGATAAACTCACCGCCCAGGATATCCTGGTCCTGCCGCTTAAAGCTCATCAACTGGCCGACGCAGCGCAAGCCTGGAAAGACAAACTTCATCCGGAAACAGCTGTGCTGTTGCTACATAACGGCATGGGCGGACTGGAAGCGGTCCGGGCGGTGTTACCCGAGCATGCCCTGTATCTGGCAACCACCAGTCACGGTGCGCTCAGGCTCAATGCCACGGAAGTCAAACATACCGGATTTGGCCGCACCATGCTGGGCGAAGCGCCGGATAATAAAGGCACTGACCCAATCCAAAAGGAGCGTTTACTGGAAATGCTCAGCCGGTGTCTGGCCCCGGTAACCTGGCATCAGGATATTATGGAAGCCCTGTGGCTTAAACTGGCGGTGAATGCGGTAATTAATCCGCTGACTGCGCTACATGATATTCGCAATGGCGAACTTGATAACCCGCAATTTCAAGGGCATATCTGTGACATTTGCCAGGAAGTCAGCCAGGTAATGGCACAGGCAGGTTATCAGCACAGCCCCGCCGTGCTCAAAGAGCAGGTGAAAAAAGTGGCCCGGCAAACCGCACAGAATTATTCGAGTATGCATCAGGATGTGGCAAATGGCCGCCCTACTGAGGTTGATGCCATCAACGGATTCATCATCAAACAGGCACAAAAAAAAGGTATTGATGTCAGCATCAATACCTTTTTGTATAACAAGATTAAAGCGCTGGAAACCCGCTACGCCGGATAGGCGTCAGCGGTGTTTTTCGCCAGTGGCTTAGTCCTGCGCCTGAGCTTCAGGCTTCATGTGCGGGAATAAAATCACGTCTTTGATGGTCGGGCTGTCAGTAAACAGCATCACCAGGCGGTCAATACCAATTCCCTGTCCTGCTGTTGGCGGTAAGCCATGCTCCAGCGCACGAATGTAGTCTTCATCAAAATGCATGGCTTCATCATCACCGGCGTCTTTTTCTTCCACCTGCTTGCGGAAGCGCTCAGCCTGATCTTCCGGATCATTAAGCTCCGAGAAACCATTCGCCAGCTCACGTCCGCCAACAAAGAACTCAAAACGGTCAGTAATGAACGGATTATCGTCATTACGGCGTGCCAGCGGTGAAACTTCCCACGGATACTCAGTAATAAACGTTGGCTGAATCAGCTGCTCTTCGGCAGTGGCTTCAAAGATTTCACACAGATATTTACCCGCACCCCAGATACCGTCAACTTCCGGCTCTTTAATGTGCAGTTGTTTTGCCATAGCTTTAAGCTCGTC contains:
- a CDS encoding ketopantoate reductase family protein — translated: MTHPVTGRLQIVGSGAIGSLVAAGAQANHIPFSLAPRHARPATQRLLGYGGAATLLGSNLPVADKLTAQDILVLPLKAHQLADAAQAWKDKLHPETAVLLLHNGMGGLEAVRAVLPEHALYLATTSHGALRLNATEVKHTGFGRTMLGEAPDNKGTDPIQKERLLEMLSRCLAPVTWHQDIMEALWLKLAVNAVINPLTALHDIRNGELDNPQFQGHICDICQEVSQVMAQAGYQHSPAVLKEQVKKVARQTAQNYSSMHQDVANGRPTEVDAINGFIIKQAQKKGIDVSINTFLYNKIKALETRYAG
- a CDS encoding TIGR01621 family pseudouridine synthase, encoding MTDIAILYTHADFYIVNKPAGVTMHDARHGIVSLLRQQTGEHLHLCHRLDDGTSGALILARHPQAAAWFQEAFAYHQIQKYYLALAHGKPAKKQGTISGDMKNRRRGQHILLKTRDNPAVTQFFSESLVPGVRVYLVKPLTGKTHQIRVALKSLGAPILGDTLYGATDSDRLYLHAYRLCFTYAGQMINVKADINHGEQFTASSFDAWLASSSSDPALRRWPDYTPPVR
- a CDS encoding Hpt domain-containing protein translates to MNQSPAIIDLEFGLSQLSGNRTLLVTLLQKFAAEYRTTSATLQQAAAEQQWDNARLLVHTLKGVAGNLGLNALHHESRDYENHIKEHQSLPPNQAAFEQVLNQTITEIDALDATAPAPAAAPDNSDAARTALIRALEGHEFIPQDQLDGWLADMQMSDANQQLLQDAIDELDYDAAVALLK